In the Ornithinimicrobium pratense genome, CGGTTGGATCCGGACGACCTCCCCGTCCTGCACCGGCTCGCTGCGCGCAACTGAGAGAGCACCCCGGCCCACCTAGGATGGTGACCCATGAGCCATGTCCTGTCTGCCGTCGCTTGGCCCTACGCCAACGGCCCGCGCCACATCGGTCACGTCGCCGGCTTCGGTGTCCCCTCCGACGTCTTCAGCAGGTACATGCGGATGGCCGGGCACGACGTGCTCATGGTCTCCGGCTCGGACGAGCATGGGACCCCGATCCTGGTGCAGGCCGACAAGGCCGGGATGAGCCCGCAGGAGTTCATCGACGTCAACCACCGCCTCATCGCCGAGGACCTGGTCGCGCTGGGTGTCTCCTACGACCTCTACACCCGCACGACCACCGTCAACCACCACCAGGTCGTGCAGCAGATGTTCCTCGCCTGCCACGCCAACGGGTACATGCTCGAGCAGTCCCAGCAGGTCGCGATCAGCCCCTCGACCGGGCGGACCCTGCCCGACCGCTACATCGAGGGCACCTGCCCGATCTGCGGATACACCGAGGCGCGCGGCGACCAGTGTGACGACTGCGGCAACCAGCTGGACCCGATCGACCTGGTGAACCCGCGCTCCAAGATCAACGGGGAGACGCCGCAGTTCAAGGACACCCAGCACTTCTTCCTCGACCTGCCCGCGCTCGCCGAGGCCCTTGGGGAATGGCTGGACGGACGCGAGGCCAGCGGGCTGTGGCGGCCCAACGTCATCAAGTTCTCCCAGAACATCCTGGAGGAGATCCGGCCCCGGGCGATGACCCGGGACATCGACTGGGGCATCACCGTCCCCCTGCCGGGCTGGGAGCAGGACGGCACCAAGAAGCTCTACGTATGGTTCGACGCCGTGATCGGCTACCTCTCGGCGTCGGTGGAGTGGGCACGCCGGGTCGGCGACCCCGAGCGCTGGCGCGAGTGGTGGAACCGGCCGGAGGCCCTGGCCTACTACTTCATGGGCAAGGACAACATCACCTTCCACTCCCAGATCTGGCCGGCCGAGATGCTCGCCCACAACGGCCGGGGCAGCAAGGGCGGGCAGGTCGGTCCCTACGGCGAGCTCAACCTTCCCACCGAGGTGGTCTCCAGTGAGTTCCTCACCATGGAGGGCCGCGCCTTCTCCACCTCGCGCTCGATCGTCATCTACGTCCGCGACGTCCTGGAGCGCTACCAGCCCGACGCCCTGCGCTACTTCCTCTCGGCAGCGGCCCCGGAGACCGCGGACTCTGACTTCTCCTGGCCCGAGTTCGTCAAGCGCACCAACACCGAGCTGGTCGCTGGCTGGGGCAACCTGGTCAACCGCACCGCGTCGATGATCGCCAAGAACTTCGGCGAGCTCCCGGCTGCGGGGCAGCTGGAGGAGGTCGACCGCGCGCTCCTCGACCAAATCGCCGAGGGCTTCACCACCGTCGGCCGGCTCATCGCCACGCACAAGCAGAAGGCCGGGTTGGCCGAGGCGATGCGCCTGGTGGGCGAGGCCAACGCCTACGTCTCCGCCACCGAGCCGTTCAAGCTCAAGGCGGACCATCAGCGCGAGCGCCTGGGCACCGTGCTGCACGTGCTTGCCCAGGCCGTCCTCGACCTCAACACGATCCTGTCGCCCTACTTGCCGCACAGCTCCACGGCGGTGCACCAGGCGCTGGGAGGGGAGGGCGTCTTCCAGCCGATGCCGGTGCTGGAACAGGTCGATGACCTCGACGACCCGTCCAGACCCGGCTACCCGGTCATCACCGGCGAGTACTCCGCGGCCCCCCGCTGGGAGCACCGACCGGTCCCCGTGGGGGCGTCGGTGGCCAAGCCGTCACCGATCTTCACCAAGCTGGACGCCTCGGTGGTGGAGGAGGAGCGGGCGCGGCTCGGGCTGGTCGACGAGGCGGGGGTATGACGTCCCGCGACCGGCTCACCGGGCGCCCCCCGGCACCGGACCCGCTGCCGATCGCGGTGGTGGACAATCACTGCCACCTGGACATCCGACGCGACGACGCCCCGGTGACCGGTCTGGCCCAGGTGGTGGCCGAGGCGGCGACTGTCGGGGTGGATCGGCTGGTCCAGATCGGGTGCGACCTGGACTCGGCCCGGTGGACAGTCTCTGTCCTCGACGAGCACCCGGCGCTGCTCGGTGGGGTCGCCATCCACCCCAACGAGGCGCCCGGGCACCAGACCGCTGGCGACCTGGAGGAGGCGATTGACGAGATCGCCGCCCTGGCCCGGCACCCCCGCGTGCGGGTGATCGGGGAGACCGGGCTGGACTACTACCGCACCGGCCCGGAGGGTGTCGACGCCCAGCACCACTCCTTCCGGCGGCACATCGCGCTGGCCAAGGAGCTCGGCCTGGCCCTGCAGGTCCATGACCGGGAGGCGCACGAGGACATCCTGCGGATCCTGGCCGAGGAGGGGGCACCGGAGCGGACGGTGCTGCACTGCTTCTCCGGGGACATGGAGATGGCGCGCGAGTGCGTGCGCCGCGGGTACTACCTTTCCTTCGCGGGCACGGTCACGTTCAAGTCGGCCAAGGCCCTGCGCGACGCGCTGTCGGTGACGCCGCCGGAGCACCTCCTGGTGGAGACCGACGCGCCCTACCTGACCCCGACCCCGCACCGGGGCCGTGCCAACGCCCCCTACCTCATCCCGCACACCGTCCGGGCGATGGCCGAGACGTTGAACACCAGCGTCCCCCAGCTGTGCCAGGCGCTGTCCGCCAACAGCGAGGCGGTCTACGGCTCCTGGGCCTGAGTGGTCGGGCGGCGTTCGTTGTTGCGCTCGGCGGCCCGGCGACCGAGGGTGGTGAGCGCGTTAACCACCGAGGAGCCGAGGCGCCGCTGAGCGTCCCGCCCTTCGATCGTCTCGCCCGGGCCGGAGGCAGAGGGCAGCAGGCGAGTGGTCAGCCCCATCATCTTGGTCGTCACCCCGGGCAGCAGCCCGCGGAACCGGGTGGCGACCACCGTCAGCGGCGTGAGCTCACACCGGGTCTCCCCGGCCAGCACCGCGTCCACGATCTTGCGCGCCGCCCGGTCGGCGGACATGGTGAGTCCAGGGATGGAGGCGGCCGGTCCGAACCATGCGAACTCCTTGGCCGCCTGGCCGGTGAAGTGCGCCCGCTCGTGGGAGCCCGTGCGCATCAGCCCGGGGACCACCGTCGTGGCGGTCACGCCCGTGCCGGACAGCTCGGCCGAAAGCCCCTCGCTGAAGGCGACCGCGCCGGACTTGGCCACCGCATAGGGCCACAGGTGCGGCGGCGTGACCTCGCCGCCGATCGAGGTGATGGTGCCGATCCGGCCGTGACCGCGCTCGCGCATCCGCCGCACCACGGGCAGGGTCACGTTGACCGGGCCGTGCAGCATGGTCCCGAGCGAGGCGTCGAAGTGGTCGAAGGTCATCGACTCCGCCGGGCCGACCTGGATGACGCCGGCGACCGTGATCAGCACCTCGATCGGACCGACGCCCGACTCCACCTCTTGGACGAGTTCCTGGACGGCAGCGCGGTCGCTCACGTCGCAGGCGCGGACGTCGACTTGGGCGTCGGGACGCCGCGCGAGCAATTGATTCCGGGCAGTTTGAAGGTCGGCGAGCGTGCGCGAGCAGATGACCACCCGGTGCTCCCGCTCCACCAGCTCGCGAGCGATGAGCAGGCCCAGACCGCGGGAGGCGCCCATGACCAGGGCGACGGGCCGGGGGGCGGCCGGGATCGGGTCGACCGGGGAGATCACGGGGGTGGTGGACGGATCGGTGGGCGGCATACCCGCCACGGTAGGACCGTCCGGACGGTGGTGCCTCTTGAGAGTGCGTCCCCCGAGGGTGGCCCGTAGCGTCGGTGGCATGCGAGCACTGACGTGGCAAGGCGTGGAGGACGTCCGGGTGGAGACCGTCCCGGACCCGGTGATCCAGGAGCCGACCGACGCGATCGTGCGGGTCACCTCGACCGCCATCTGCGGGTCGGACCTGCACCTCTACAAGGTCCTGGGGGCCTACCTGGACAAGGGTGACGTCTTGGGTCACGAGTTCATGGGGATCGTGGAGGAGGTGGGCGGGCAGACCGGCGACCTGCAGGTGGGTGACCGCGTTGTCGTGCCCTTCACGATCTGCTGCGGGACGTGCTGGATGTGCTCGCGCGGGTTCTTCGCCCAGTGCGAGACGACGCAGAACCGTGAGCAGGGCAAGGGCGCGTCGCTGTTCGGCTACACCGAGCTCTACGGCCAGGTCCCAGGGGGCCAGGCCGAGCTGGTCAGGGTGCCCCAGGCGCAGTTCGGGCCGGTAAAGCTGCCCGAGCGCGGCGCCGACGAGCGTTATCTCTACCTCTCCGACATCCTGCCAACCGCCTGGCAGGGCGTGAAGTGGGCCGAGGTGCCCGAGGGTGGGACGCTGGCCGTCCTGGGTCTGGGCCCGGTGGGTCAGCTGGCCGTACGCAGCGCCCGCCATCTGGGTCTTCGGGTCATCGGCGTCGACCTGGTCCCCGAGCGACTGGCGCTGGCGGAGCAGTGGGGTGCGGAGGTCATCGACCTGCGCGATGGTCTGGACGACGCCGCCGACGTGGGCACAGCCGTGCGTGACCTCACCGACGGCCGCGGCGCCGACGGCGTCCTCGACGCCGTCGGGATGGAAGCCCACGGCAACCCGGTGAGCGAGAAGATGATCAACGCGGTCGGCAAACTGCCCGGCCTGGTCTCCAAGCCGATGATCGAGCACCTGGGCATCGACCGGCTGGCGGCGCTCCACGCCAGCATCGAGTCGGTCCGCCGGGCCGGGACGGTCTCGCTGAGCGGCGTCTACGGCGGCGCGGTCGACCCGATGCCGCTGCTCGACATGTTCGACAAGGGTATGTCGCTGCGGATGGGACAGTGCCACGTCAAGCAGTGGACCCCCGAGCTGCTTGAGCTGGTCAGCCAGGACGAGGACGTGCTCGGCCTGGAGTCGCTGGCTACCCACCGGGTGCCGCTGGAAGATGCCCCTGCCATGTACGAGACCTTCCAGAAGAAGCAGGACGGCTGCCTCAAGGTGGTGCTCAAGCCCTGACCGGGGAGTGGACCGGGCAGGCACGGATAATGCACCGGTGAGCACCGACGAGCACCTCCTCGGCCCTGCCGAGATCCGCGACCTGGCCACCCGGCTGGGAGTCCGACCGACCAAGTCGTGGGGGCAGAACTTCGTCATCGACAAGGGCACCGTGCGGCGGATCGTGCGGGCGGCCGAGGTCGGCGAGGAGGACGTGGTCCTCGAGGTCGGTCCTGGGCTGGGCTCGCTCACCCTGGCCCTGCTGCCTCAGGTCAAGCACGTCACCGCCGTCGAGATCGACCCCGTCCTGGCGGGCCAGCTGCCCCAGACGGTCATCACCCGGGCCCCCCACCTGGCTGACCGGCTCACGGTGCTGCAGACTGACGCGCTGCGGGTCACCGAACTGCCCGAACCCCAGCCGACCGCGCTGGTGGCCAACCTGCCCTACAACGTCGCCGTGCCCGTCGTGCTGCACCTGCTGGCGACCGTGCCCACGCTGCATACGGTGCTGGTCATGGTCCAGCTTGAGGTTGCCGAGCGGCTCGCGGCCGGCCCCGGCAGCAAGGTCTACGGCGTGCCCAGCGTCAAGGCCAACTGGTATGCCGAGGTGACCGGGGCCGGGCGGATCGGTCGCAACGTCTTCTGGCCCTCGCCCAACGTCGACTCCGGCCTGGTGCGCATGGTCCGCCGCGAGCCACCGGCGACATCGGCCTCCCGCCAGGAGGTCTTCGCCGTCATCGACGCGGCCTTCGCCCAGCGGCGCAAGACCCTGCGGGCGGCCCTGTCCGGGTGGGCTGGGTCGCCCGCCGCTGCCGAGCAGGCGTTGCGGGCCGCCGAAGTCGACCCGCAAGCCCGCGGTGAGGTGATCGGGGTCGAGGACTTCGCCCGGATCGCGGCCCATAGGGTGAGGTCATGACGACGGACGCGGTCACGGTCAGGGTGCCGGGGAAGATCAACCTGGGCCTGTTCGTCGGGCCGCTGCGGGAGGACGGCTACCACGAGCTGTCCACCGTCTTCCACGCAGTCAGCCTCTTCGACCACGTCACGGTGCAACCGGCCGACGACTGGTCCGTGCACGTCACCGGGCCCTTCGCCGACCGGGTCCCGACCGACGGGAGCAACCTGGCCATGGTCGCCGCGCGCACCCTGGCGGCGCGGCGGCAGCGTCGGGCCACGGTGCCTCCGGTGCGCATCGACATCGACAAGCAGATCCCGGTCGCCGGCGGCATGGCGGGCGGCAGTGCCGACGCCGCCGCCGCCCTCGTGGCCTGCCGCGAGCTGTGGACGCTGGACCACATCGAGAACGAGTTGCTCGAGACGATGGCGGCCAGCCTGGGCTCCGACGTCCCCTTCCTGTTGCACGGGGGCACCGCGATCGGCTCCGGGCGCGGGGAGCAGATCACGCCGGTGCTGGCCCGGGGCGAGCTGCACTGGGTGCTGTGGGCGGGGGAGGGGCTGACCCTGTCCACCCCGGCGGTGTATGTCGAGCTGGACCGGCTGCGGGAGGAGCGCGGCACGGAGGTGGGTGCTCCCGAACCCCCTGGAGACCTGCTGACGGCCCTGCGCAGGATGGACACAGACGCGGTCGCCGCGACCTTGCACAACGACCTGCAGGAGGCGGCGGTCTCGCTGCACCCGATCCTGGCCGAGGTGCTGGAGGCGGGCCAGGAACTGGGCGCCCGCGGTGGCGTGGTCTCCGGCTCGGGCCCGACCGTCGCCTTTCTGGTCGGCTC is a window encoding:
- a CDS encoding 4-(cytidine 5'-diphospho)-2-C-methyl-D-erythritol kinase — its product is MTTDAVTVRVPGKINLGLFVGPLREDGYHELSTVFHAVSLFDHVTVQPADDWSVHVTGPFADRVPTDGSNLAMVAARTLAARRQRRATVPPVRIDIDKQIPVAGGMAGGSADAAAALVACRELWTLDHIENELLETMAASLGSDVPFLLHGGTAIGSGRGEQITPVLARGELHWVLWAGEGLTLSTPAVYVELDRLREERGTEVGAPEPPGDLLTALRRMDTDAVAATLHNDLQEAAVSLHPILAEVLEAGQELGARGGVVSGSGPTVAFLVGSQAQAIDLSVGLAANGPTGEILRAMGPVPGTQLVHRVGQG
- a CDS encoding TatD family hydrolase, translating into MTSRDRLTGRPPAPDPLPIAVVDNHCHLDIRRDDAPVTGLAQVVAEAATVGVDRLVQIGCDLDSARWTVSVLDEHPALLGGVAIHPNEAPGHQTAGDLEEAIDEIAALARHPRVRVIGETGLDYYRTGPEGVDAQHHSFRRHIALAKELGLALQVHDREAHEDILRILAEEGAPERTVLHCFSGDMEMARECVRRGYYLSFAGTVTFKSAKALRDALSVTPPEHLLVETDAPYLTPTPHRGRANAPYLIPHTVRAMAETLNTSVPQLCQALSANSEAVYGSWA
- a CDS encoding zinc-dependent alcohol dehydrogenase produces the protein MRALTWQGVEDVRVETVPDPVIQEPTDAIVRVTSTAICGSDLHLYKVLGAYLDKGDVLGHEFMGIVEEVGGQTGDLQVGDRVVVPFTICCGTCWMCSRGFFAQCETTQNREQGKGASLFGYTELYGQVPGGQAELVRVPQAQFGPVKLPERGADERYLYLSDILPTAWQGVKWAEVPEGGTLAVLGLGPVGQLAVRSARHLGLRVIGVDLVPERLALAEQWGAEVIDLRDGLDDAADVGTAVRDLTDGRGADGVLDAVGMEAHGNPVSEKMINAVGKLPGLVSKPMIEHLGIDRLAALHASIESVRRAGTVSLSGVYGGAVDPMPLLDMFDKGMSLRMGQCHVKQWTPELLELVSQDEDVLGLESLATHRVPLEDAPAMYETFQKKQDGCLKVVLKP
- a CDS encoding SDR family NAD(P)-dependent oxidoreductase; translated protein: MPPTDPSTTPVISPVDPIPAAPRPVALVMGASRGLGLLIARELVEREHRVVICSRTLADLQTARNQLLARRPDAQVDVRACDVSDRAAVQELVQEVESGVGPIEVLITVAGVIQVGPAESMTFDHFDASLGTMLHGPVNVTLPVVRRMRERGHGRIGTITSIGGEVTPPHLWPYAVAKSGAVAFSEGLSAELSGTGVTATTVVPGLMRTGSHERAHFTGQAAKEFAWFGPAASIPGLTMSADRAARKIVDAVLAGETRCELTPLTVVATRFRGLLPGVTTKMMGLTTRLLPSASGPGETIEGRDAQRRLGSSVVNALTTLGRRAAERNNERRPTTQAQEP
- the rsmA gene encoding 16S rRNA (adenine(1518)-N(6)/adenine(1519)-N(6))-dimethyltransferase RsmA; this translates as MSTDEHLLGPAEIRDLATRLGVRPTKSWGQNFVIDKGTVRRIVRAAEVGEEDVVLEVGPGLGSLTLALLPQVKHVTAVEIDPVLAGQLPQTVITRAPHLADRLTVLQTDALRVTELPEPQPTALVANLPYNVAVPVVLHLLATVPTLHTVLVMVQLEVAERLAAGPGSKVYGVPSVKANWYAEVTGAGRIGRNVFWPSPNVDSGLVRMVRREPPATSASRQEVFAVIDAAFAQRRKTLRAALSGWAGSPAAAEQALRAAEVDPQARGEVIGVEDFARIAAHRVRS
- the metG gene encoding methionine--tRNA ligase, with the protein product MSHVLSAVAWPYANGPRHIGHVAGFGVPSDVFSRYMRMAGHDVLMVSGSDEHGTPILVQADKAGMSPQEFIDVNHRLIAEDLVALGVSYDLYTRTTTVNHHQVVQQMFLACHANGYMLEQSQQVAISPSTGRTLPDRYIEGTCPICGYTEARGDQCDDCGNQLDPIDLVNPRSKINGETPQFKDTQHFFLDLPALAEALGEWLDGREASGLWRPNVIKFSQNILEEIRPRAMTRDIDWGITVPLPGWEQDGTKKLYVWFDAVIGYLSASVEWARRVGDPERWREWWNRPEALAYYFMGKDNITFHSQIWPAEMLAHNGRGSKGGQVGPYGELNLPTEVVSSEFLTMEGRAFSTSRSIVIYVRDVLERYQPDALRYFLSAAAPETADSDFSWPEFVKRTNTELVAGWGNLVNRTASMIAKNFGELPAAGQLEEVDRALLDQIAEGFTTVGRLIATHKQKAGLAEAMRLVGEANAYVSATEPFKLKADHQRERLGTVLHVLAQAVLDLNTILSPYLPHSSTAVHQALGGEGVFQPMPVLEQVDDLDDPSRPGYPVITGEYSAAPRWEHRPVPVGASVAKPSPIFTKLDASVVEEERARLGLVDEAGV